One window of Bacillus alkalicellulosilyticus genomic DNA carries:
- a CDS encoding ASCH domain-containing protein produces the protein MIHQMGLYGEYFNSIKEGKKTVEVRLNDVKRRKIRVGDTIEFIKIPEQDETIKVQVTNLKIYDTFKAMYEDIPFKDFDCEGWNMKEMIEGTYEIYSPEQEKEWGTLAITIKY, from the coding sequence ATGATACATCAAATGGGGTTATATGGTGAGTATTTCAATTCTATAAAAGAAGGTAAGAAAACAGTTGAAGTACGCTTAAATGATGTGAAGAGAAGAAAAATAAGAGTTGGAGATACGATTGAATTTATAAAGATCCCTGAACAAGATGAAACAATAAAAGTTCAAGTAACAAACCTAAAAATATACGACACATTTAAAGCGATGTATGAGGATATTCCGTTTAAAGATTTTGATTGTGAAGGTTGGAACATGAAAGAAATGATAGAAGGAACATATGAAATTTACTCTCCTGAACAAGAGAAAGAATGGGGAACGTTAGCAATTACAATAAAATATTAA
- a CDS encoding YczI family protein gives MLKILRYVLSVIVILFAAYGLITQNFKYSHIMTFFMGLMMLVMGLEEFRKDRKAYGWLFVVVFLFSLFVSIQGFLLS, from the coding sequence TTGCTAAAAATTCTACGTTATGTTTTATCAGTGATAGTTATTTTATTTGCTGCTTATGGACTAATTACTCAAAATTTTAAATATAGCCATATTATGACGTTTTTCATGGGTTTAATGATGTTAGTTATGGGATTAGAAGAATTTCGAAAAGACCGAAAAGCGTATGGTTGGTTATTTGTTGTTGTTTTTTTATTTTCATTATTTGTTTCAATTCAAGGTTTTTTATTAAGCTAA
- a CDS encoding phosphotransferase, giving the protein MNANMVQYIESIIGKIDNLIMLAEQGCTSEVHKIITKKGCYLLKSSSEEKYTEWLKTEAQVLKKLNSQRQIPVPKYYGFLEEKLSSHLLMSFEDGITLTSALEQAKSASEKKSLIRSFGHFLHQLHAISEMELLNQNVEWLEN; this is encoded by the coding sequence GTGAATGCTAATATGGTACAGTACATCGAAAGTATAATTGGAAAAATAGATAATCTTATTATGTTGGCAGAACAAGGATGTACATCGGAAGTACATAAAATTATTACAAAGAAGGGTTGTTATTTACTTAAAAGCTCCTCTGAAGAAAAGTACACAGAATGGTTAAAGACTGAAGCTCAGGTGCTAAAAAAACTAAATAGCCAAAGACAGATACCAGTACCTAAGTATTATGGCTTTTTGGAGGAAAAGCTTAGTAGTCATCTATTAATGTCTTTTGAAGATGGAATTACCTTGACTTCTGCTTTAGAACAAGCAAAAAGTGCATCAGAAAAGAAATCATTAATTAGGAGTTTTGGTCATTTTCTTCACCAATTACATGCAATCAGCGAAATGGAATTGTTAAATCAAAATGTTGAATGGCTGGAAAATTAA
- a CDS encoding DUF2750 domain-containing protein, translating into MNKSEFEAVINKSPNIRYEYFIKKVVDFEEVWGLYNGGWATALD; encoded by the coding sequence ATGAATAAGAGCGAATTTGAGGCAGTAATCAATAAATCACCGAATATTAGGTACGAGTATTTCATAAAGAAGGTTGTTGATTTTGAAGAAGTGTGGGGCTTGTATAATGGTGGATGGGCAACAGCTCTTGACTAG
- a CDS encoding GNAT family N-acetyltransferase has product MNLIIDTANTSDFYAVNSIVKEGQDEHAEALPHVLKKIDHVMPESYFQELLEDPDYEILVARENGEVVAFAVMEIKEDPPFESMTPRKYAYMNDFGVNNSNQRKGIGRVLFDECVKWSKTKGASSLDLNVWEFNQNAISFYESL; this is encoded by the coding sequence ATGAATTTAATAATTGATACTGCTAACACAAGTGATTTTTATGCCGTTAATTCCATTGTTAAGGAAGGACAAGATGAACATGCTGAAGCATTACCACATGTATTAAAAAAAATAGACCATGTAATGCCAGAATCCTATTTTCAAGAGTTATTGGAAGACCCCGATTATGAAATATTAGTGGCAAGAGAAAATGGAGAAGTAGTTGCATTCGCTGTAATGGAAATAAAAGAGGATCCTCCTTTTGAATCTATGACACCAAGAAAATATGCTTATATGAATGATTTTGGAGTTAATAATAGTAATCAAAGAAAAGGAATAGGTAGAGTATTATTCGATGAATGTGTTAAATGGTCTAAGACCAAAGGTGCATCATCATTGGATTTAAACGTATGGGAGTTTAATCAAAATGCCATTTCTTTTTATGAGAGTCTATGA
- a CDS encoding YfiT family bacillithiol transferase, with amino-acid sequence MLDNIRFPIGQFEPVQNPTPEQRNKWIQEILVLPKLLRLTVKNLSNEQIYTQYRPGGWTVQQVVHHMADNNMNAFIRFKKALTEDNPIASSYREDLWAELSDYQNTPIEISLNLIESIHSRFVTLLCSLSTYEFQRTFMSPTHGFMNLDVATQRYAWHFRHHLAQIESLKQRMGW; translated from the coding sequence ATGCTGGACAATATTCGTTTTCCTATAGGTCAATTTGAACCAGTACAGAATCCAACTCCAGAACAGCGTAACAAATGGATTCAGGAGATTTTGGTATTACCGAAACTCCTTCGGCTTACAGTGAAAAATCTATCTAATGAACAAATCTATACGCAATACCGTCCTGGTGGCTGGACTGTTCAACAGGTGGTTCACCATATGGCAGATAATAATATGAATGCCTTTATACGGTTCAAAAAGGCACTAACAGAAGATAATCCAATTGCAAGTTCTTATCGAGAGGATTTATGGGCAGAATTGAGCGATTATCAAAATACACCTATTGAAATATCTTTAAACCTTATTGAATCAATTCACAGTAGATTCGTAACATTACTCTGTTCATTATCTACTTATGAATTTCAAAGAACATTTATGAGTCCTACACACGGCTTTATGAATCTGGATGTTGCAACACAAAGATATGCTTGGCACTTTAGACATCATTTAGCACAAATCGAATCTCTTAAACAACGTATGGGTTGGTAA
- a CDS encoding HAD hydrolase family protein, which translates to MEAVVLDLDGTLLSSKKQLSERNKKNVITLLKLNIPIIIALYLETTSMT; encoded by the coding sequence GTGGAGGCGGTTGTACTTGACCTTGATGGTACACTGTTAAGTTCCAAAAAACAGCTTAGTGAAAGAAATAAAAAAAACGTTATAACCTTATTGAAGCTAAATATACCTATAATTATAGCGTTGTATTTGGAGACGACTTCAATGACATAG
- a CDS encoding phosphotransferase: MKHGQSEGSIQLLEKLKANKPLPVEQAVIHGDCTTDNVLMVNGEACLFIDVAGMTIGDPRYDECLAIRSFVKDEEYKNAFYEGYKRYEVSIEEFKYFDEGLYEFF; the protein is encoded by the coding sequence GTGAAACATGGACAATCTGAAGGAAGTATACAACTCTTAGAGAAACTAAAGGCAAATAAACCTTTACCCGTGGAACAGGCTGTAATTCATGGAGATTGTACAACTGACAATGTATTAATGGTAAATGGAGAAGCTTGTTTATTTATTGATGTGGCAGGCATGACTATTGGGGACCCTAGATATGATGAATGCCTTGCTATTAGAAGTTTTGTTAAAGATGAAGAGTATAAAAATGCTTTTTACGAGGGGTATAAACGATACGAAGTATCAATAGAAGAGTTTAAATATTTCGATGAAGGTTTATATGAATTTTTTTAA
- a CDS encoding IS110 family transposase, which produces MNTTITPFSYGNDTHNSHKGQRNFYQFYVGIDIGASFHVASCIPFDAFLDPKGIAWKRTKTMKFNSDSAGIAEFLNALRRIEKQFCLTKKDFLILLEPTGGHYSYLIQQVLLNEGYELFQVENRAVGEFRKNNLGISEKTDSMDAKVMAYMGWHKQLHPHMQGVTLIRPQSVLQSLFRTVMRDRWYLNVQLTRRKNQVQQLLKVTHPDLNKAFKSLSSTSVLKLVLEFPTGLHMKEATAEEIYNFLLKAGAKSVAKRAANILAKVMPNTIAVPAEHLVERQKWVIEEALRLEESIKLIDKEIHKLLWGDPDKGLDAHPYTEILMSLPFVSENIACTLIGVIGDVERFNTYKEFKKYLGVSSENKQSGTSVTGTRQTYSGVRDARRVLYQIALIILANGQKHPTVFKLYYDRKVSEGMNKKKAIGHLCGKIASLIYTVLKNKVKYDPITHAKACGVEFNNLYIKNNEGKTKLTN; this is translated from the coding sequence ATGAACACTACCATTACTCCATTTAGTTATGGAAATGACACGCATAACAGCCATAAAGGGCAGCGTAATTTTTATCAGTTTTATGTAGGTATTGATATTGGAGCGAGCTTTCACGTTGCATCCTGTATTCCATTTGATGCATTCTTAGATCCTAAAGGGATTGCTTGGAAAAGGACGAAGACAATGAAATTCAACTCCGATAGTGCTGGAATCGCTGAGTTTTTAAATGCTTTAAGAAGGATTGAAAAACAATTCTGTCTTACCAAAAAAGACTTTTTAATTCTTTTGGAACCAACAGGCGGACACTATTCTTATCTAATACAGCAAGTGTTATTAAATGAGGGTTATGAACTCTTTCAAGTTGAAAATAGAGCCGTTGGTGAGTTCCGTAAAAATAACTTAGGAATCTCTGAAAAAACTGATTCAATGGATGCCAAAGTAATGGCTTATATGGGGTGGCATAAGCAATTACATCCACATATGCAAGGTGTAACTCTTATTAGACCTCAATCAGTCCTTCAATCTTTATTTCGAACAGTAATGAGGGACAGATGGTATTTAAACGTCCAATTAACTCGACGTAAGAACCAGGTTCAACAGCTTTTAAAAGTCACTCATCCTGATTTAAATAAAGCTTTTAAGAGCCTATCTAGCACCTCTGTGTTGAAGTTAGTCTTAGAGTTCCCTACGGGACTTCATATGAAGGAAGCCACAGCAGAAGAGATATATAATTTTTTATTGAAAGCTGGTGCAAAAAGTGTGGCTAAACGAGCAGCTAACATATTAGCTAAAGTAATGCCTAACACTATTGCAGTTCCAGCTGAACATCTTGTCGAAAGACAAAAATGGGTTATAGAAGAAGCCCTACGTCTCGAAGAAAGCATCAAACTAATTGACAAAGAGATTCATAAACTTTTATGGGGTGACCCTGACAAAGGTTTAGATGCTCACCCATATACAGAAATCTTAATGTCCCTTCCTTTTGTGAGCGAAAACATCGCCTGTACACTGATTGGGGTCATAGGTGATGTTGAACGATTTAATACATATAAAGAGTTCAAGAAATATCTAGGTGTATCTTCGGAAAACAAGCAGTCAGGAACATCGGTAACTGGCACAAGACAGACATACAGCGGTGTTAGAGATGCCAGGAGAGTCCTTTATCAAATTGCTTTAATTATCCTAGCAAACGGGCAAAAACACCCTACCGTCTTCAAATTATACTATGACCGTAAGGTAAGTGAAGGAATGAACAAGAAAAAGGCAATTGGGCACTTATGCGGCAAAATAGCATCACTTATTTACACAGTCCTAAAAAACAAAGTAAAATATGATCCGATCACTCACGCTAAAGCGTGTGGAGTAGAGTTTAACAATCTTTATATTAAAAATAACGAGGGAAAAACTAAGTTAACAAATTGA
- a CDS encoding VOC family protein, which translates to MNRLNLITLGTKDIVKSHNFFKELGFDTSIRGTESNPFIIFFRNEGTRIALYPIEELAKDINNETPPVISSGFPGITLAYNAKSIEELAKDINNETPPVISSGFPGITLAYNAKSIEEVDEVLKKAELAGAIIQKEPKKTDWGGYGGYFTDLDGYYWEVAYGEDWEFDESNMLVINDQ; encoded by the coding sequence ATGAACAGATTAAATCTAATAACACTCGGTACAAAGGACATTGTAAAGTCTCATAATTTCTTTAAAGAACTTGGGTTTGACACCTCAATTAGAGGGACAGAATCAAACCCTTTCATAATTTTTTTTAGAAATGAAGGGACAAGAATTGCACTATACCCTATAGAAGAACTTGCTAAAGATATTAATAATGAAACTCCACCTGTTATTTCAAGTGGATTTCCAGGCATAACATTAGCTTACAATGCAAAATCAATAGAAGAACTTGCTAAAGATATTAATAATGAAACTCCACCTGTTATTTCAAGTGGATTTCCAGGCATAACATTAGCTTACAATGCAAAATCAATAGAAGAAGTTGATGAAGTATTAAAGAAAGCAGAATTAGCGGGAGCAATAATCCAAAAGGAGCCAAAAAAGACTGATTGGGGAGGCTATGGAGGCTATTTCACCGACCTTGATGGCTACTATTGGGAAGTTGCGTATGGAGAAGATTGGGAATTTGATGAATCTAATATGTTAGTTATTAATGACCAATAA
- a CDS encoding DUF4256 domain-containing protein — MTKPDQEISLEQHEELLTILKERFEKNMERHETLEWLNVQTKLEGNPKKMWSLYEMESTGGEPDVVGYDKKTDEYIFVDCSKESPKGRRSVCYDREALESRKKHKPENSVMDMIEAMGIELLTEEQYRELQKLGNFDMKTSSWVKTPENIRTLGGAIFCDRRYDMVFMYHNGADSYYGSRGFRGLLRV, encoded by the coding sequence ATGACAAAACCTGACCAAGAAATATCACTAGAACAACATGAAGAACTTTTAACCATTTTGAAGGAGCGCTTTGAGAAAAACATGGAACGTCATGAAACACTGGAATGGTTGAATGTACAGACAAAGCTCGAAGGAAACCCCAAAAAAATGTGGTCGCTTTACGAAATGGAATCAACTGGCGGTGAACCAGATGTTGTTGGATATGATAAAAAAACGGACGAATACATTTTTGTCGATTGTTCTAAGGAAAGTCCAAAAGGCCGCAGAAGTGTATGTTATGACCGTGAAGCTTTGGAATCTAGGAAAAAACACAAGCCGGAAAATTCAGTTATGGATATGATAGAAGCCATGGGCATTGAACTTTTAACAGAAGAACAATATCGTGAGCTACAGAAACTTGGCAATTTTGATATGAAAACATCGAGTTGGGTCAAAACCCCTGAAAATATAAGGACATTGGGTGGTGCGATTTTCTGTGACCGTCGCTATGATATGGTTTTCATGTACCATAATGGAGCGGATTCCTACTATGGATCAAGGGGATTCAGAGGTTTGCTAAGAGTCTGA
- a CDS encoding DUF2750 domain-containing protein, with product MPFFPKKEFAESCAKNEWEGYKPEVIDLTEFMYDWLSGMSNDGIKPSIFPNDDNTVLLNIDVLLSDLENELENY from the coding sequence ATACCATTCTTTCCTAAAAAAGAATTTGCAGAAAGTTGTGCAAAGAATGAATGGGAAGGATATAAACCAGAAGTGATTGATTTAACTGAGTTTATGTATGATTGGCTATCTGGAATGAGTAATGATGGAATTAAGCCTTCCATTTTTCCAAATGATGATAATACTGTTTTGTTAAATATTGACGTACTTCTTTCGGATTTAGAAAATGAACTTGAAAATTATTAA
- a CDS encoding HAD family hydrolase has translation MEAKYTYNYSVVFGDDFNDIGMFQLCGYPVAMGNAIEELKYIAKEVTDTNDNDGVAITLEALFKL, from the coding sequence ATTGAAGCTAAATATACCTATAATTATAGCGTTGTATTTGGAGACGACTTCAATGACATAGGAATGTTTCAACTATGTGGTTACCCTGTAGCGATGGGGAATGCAATAGAAGAATTAAAATACATAGCAAAAGAAGTTACAGATACTAATGATAACGATGGTGTGGCAATAACATTAGAAGCATTGTTCAAATTGTAA
- a CDS encoding VanZ family protein, producing MRIYFLWPAIVIIVLWIIINSINIIYRKGKFDLKQEIINLLFLVSVLWIIGMTIFPIEIGIPQSYGPSNNVVPFSSIKDLMNHFYFMVPLRNIAGNIILFVPLGFVLALKFSKINSVLRVGVVGLLSSTFIELVQLLLPIRAFDVDDIILNTLGSIIGFLVLKTFERIYKVSGNHN from the coding sequence TTGAGGATATATTTTCTTTGGCCAGCAATCGTAATAATAGTTCTTTGGATTATTATCAATAGTATTAACATCATTTATAGGAAGGGAAAATTTGATTTAAAACAAGAAATAATTAACCTGCTTTTTTTGGTGAGTGTACTCTGGATAATTGGTATGACCATTTTCCCTATTGAAATTGGTATTCCCCAAAGTTATGGTCCATCAAATAATGTTGTACCTTTTTCAAGCATAAAAGACTTAATGAACCACTTTTATTTTATGGTTCCTTTAAGAAATATTGCTGGGAATATTATATTGTTTGTGCCGTTGGGGTTTGTACTTGCATTAAAATTCAGTAAAATAAACAGTGTACTAAGAGTTGGAGTGGTGGGTTTACTGAGTTCTACATTTATTGAGTTAGTACAATTATTGTTGCCAATTAGGGCTTTTGATGTTGATGATATTATATTGAACACATTAGGTTCTATCATAGGCTTTCTTGTACTAAAAACATTTGAAAGAATATACAAAGTGTCTGGCAATCATAATTAG
- a CDS encoding nucleotidyltransferase family protein, whose product MFVLNEHDIVTLIEEDEWMMGILKAAQSLNLPDWWVCAGFVRTKIWDVLHGFSVRTPIPDIDVIYFDKTKLDVLEEKKLEEKLKSRLPNIPWSVKNEARMHLRNNVEPYSSSVDAISKFPETATSLGVKLDERNKVILIAPCGISDVVNLEIKPTPYFLENKDLAPIYNERILKKNWQATWNKLSVHQI is encoded by the coding sequence ATTTTTGTGTTGAATGAGCATGACATTGTTACTCTTATAGAAGAAGATGAGTGGATGATGGGAATTTTAAAAGCTGCCCAATCTTTAAATTTACCAGATTGGTGGGTTTGTGCAGGTTTTGTTAGAACAAAAATCTGGGATGTTTTACATGGATTTAGTGTAAGAACACCGATTCCAGATATTGATGTAATCTATTTTGATAAAACAAAACTTGATGTATTAGAAGAAAAAAAGTTGGAAGAAAAACTAAAATCTCGCTTACCGAATATTCCTTGGTCAGTTAAGAATGAAGCCAGAATGCATCTTAGAAATAATGTTGAACCTTACTCTTCTTCAGTTGATGCAATTTCAAAGTTTCCAGAAACAGCAACATCATTAGGAGTAAAGTTAGATGAACGAAATAAGGTTATTTTAATAGCTCCTTGTGGAATTAGTGATGTTGTCAATTTGGAAATAAAACCAACTCCATATTTCCTTGAAAACAAAGACCTTGCACCTATCTATAATGAGCGAATTCTTAAGAAGAATTGGCAAGCTACATGGAATAAGCTAAGTGTTCATCAAATATAG
- a CDS encoding DUF5412 family protein, whose product MIKGATNEKKKKTIITLLIIVGILVYGLYWLFFDWGRFKQELISESTSPNGTYTIYAYLNNTHATTPFTVLGELVFNDSSKRSKKIYWDKAENADILWIDDNTVEINGIIISVPNESYDFRKGIH is encoded by the coding sequence ATGATAAAAGGGGCTACCAATGAAAAAAAAAAGAAAACAATCATAACATTATTGATAATTGTTGGTATATTGGTATACGGACTTTATTGGTTATTTTTTGACTGGGGGAGGTTTAAACAAGAGTTAATCTCAGAATCAACTTCTCCAAATGGAACTTATACTATTTATGCCTATCTTAATAACACACACGCCACTACACCTTTTACTGTATTAGGAGAATTAGTTTTTAATGATTCAAGTAAAAGGTCAAAGAAAATTTATTGGGATAAGGCTGAAAATGCCGATATTCTATGGATTGATGATAACACAGTTGAAATTAATGGAATTATAATTAGTGTTCCTAACGAATCCTATGATTTTAGAAAAGGAATTCACTAA
- a CDS encoding GrpB family protein: MEKHVVIEDYTPDWVRRFQEEKNILKGIMSEKAIAIEHIGSTSVEGLGAKPILDIMVGVNHLIEVDEFIEPLEKIGYEFVFHKEFSNRRFFRKGKWRAGTHHLHFYKYESDEWSNNILFRDFLRANSEELIRYHQLKKELAEKYHNDRVAYTKAKEPFIQYIIQKAKEKANK, translated from the coding sequence ATGGAAAAACATGTCGTTATTGAGGATTATACACCAGATTGGGTGCGACGATTTCAAGAGGAAAAAAATATTCTAAAAGGGATAATGAGTGAAAAGGCAATTGCCATTGAACACATTGGAAGTACATCTGTTGAAGGGTTGGGAGCCAAACCAATATTAGATATTATGGTTGGAGTTAACCATCTTATAGAAGTAGATGAGTTTATTGAACCTTTAGAAAAAATCGGCTATGAATTTGTATTTCATAAAGAGTTTTCTAATAGACGGTTTTTTAGAAAAGGAAAATGGAGAGCAGGTACACATCATTTACATTTCTATAAATATGAAAGCGATGAATGGAGTAATAATATCTTATTTCGAGATTTTTTAAGGGCTAACAGTGAGGAACTTATACGTTATCATCAATTGAAAAAGGAGTTAGCCGAAAAATATCACAACGATAGAGTTGCATATACCAAAGCGAAAGAACCGTTTATTCAGTATATAATTCAAAAAGCAAAAGAAAAAGCCAATAAATAA